The Euphorbia lathyris chromosome 8, ddEupLath1.1, whole genome shotgun sequence genome has a window encoding:
- the LOC136203995 gene encoding EG45-like domain containing protein, translated as MEKAMQVMVIVSLIGSLASVAYAAQGTSTFYTPPYVPSSCYGFENKGVMIAAASDAIWNNRAACGRRYSVTCTGPTNQGVLQPCTGRSVVVTIVDYCPPPGCRGTIDLSQEAFSQIANPDAGKVNIEYNQV; from the exons ATGGAAAAGGCAATGCAAGTAATGGTAATAGTGAGTTTGATAGGCAGCCTTGCTTCAGTTGCATATGCTGCACAAGGGACTTCCACTTTCTACACTCCACCTTACGTCC CATCGTCATGTTATGGCTTTGAAAATAAAGGAGTGATGATAGCAGCAGCAAGCGATGCAATATGGAACAACAGAGCAGCTTGTGGGAGAAGGTACAGTGTAACATGCACTGGTCCTACTAATCAAGGTGTTCTTCAGCCTTGTACTGGAAGAAGTGTTGTTGTTACTATCGTCGATTACTGCCCTCCTCCTGGCTGCCGAGGAACTATTGATCTCTCCCAGGAAGCTTTTTCCCAAATTGCTAATCCTGATGCTGGCAAAGTCAACATTGAATACAATCA GGTTTAA